TCATCTTTGAGATACAGGGTTTCCCGCTTACCCGGAGGTTGCTGATCGATAAAGCAAAAGGGACAACGGTTATTGCACTGAATCAATCCGTCGAACAGAGCTGTCTCAAATTCTAGCCCCAGGTCTTCGTCATAATCTTTCTCAATCTCAACGTGGTGAGTCTGCCCCTTCGCATCCAACACCTCAAGCTCTAACACTTCATCCGCGCACAAAAATCGGTAATCGATCAGGTCACGCGGAGCTTGCCCGTTAATCGCAACGAGGCGATCGCCCACCTCAAAGCCTATCTCAGCAGCGATCGAGTCAGGCAACACACGTGAAATGACAGAGGGATGAATGGTCATGATTGACACACAAGAAATAGATGCTTAACCCAGCCGCAGAGTGACCAAGTTCTTTATCCATTGTGCAGAATTCATCGCTTAACCGAACGGAATCTTGTCCAGGTTATGACTAAACGTTTTGCACTAAATTAGCGGCGATCGCCCCCAAAATTGCAATTCCAAAGCCCAACCGATACCAGATGAAGACCCAGGTGTTGTGGTTTTGCAGATAGCGCAGCAACCAGGCGATCGCCGCATAGGAAGAGGCTGCTGCGGTGATGACTCCAATCACCAGTGGTAATAGCTCTGCCCCCCGAACCCCAACTTCTAACAGGGTCTTGAGTTCAACTAAGCCAGCGATCGTGATCGCGGGAATGCCCAGTAAAAAAGAATAGCGGGCAGCCGCAGCGCGCTCTAGCCCGATAAACAATCCTGCGGTCAGGGTTGACCCCGACCGAGAGACCCCAGGGATCAAGGCGAGTGCCTGCGCGAACCCCATCCAGATACCATCTTGAGTGCCAATATCGTCCAGGGTTCGTTTGCGTTTCCCCACATACTCTGAAAACGCTAACAACAGTGACATCCCAATTGAGGCGGTGGCGATCGCTGCCATACTCCGCAGGGGCGATCGATCAAAATCGGGGATCAACACTTTGATCAAGACCCCACCAATCACAATGGGGATCGTTCCTAAAATGATGCCTAATCCCATACGAAAATCTTTTGACTCATACTGCGATCGCATCAGTGCTTGAGTCATCCCAACGGTGACCTGGGTCAGATCAGACCAGAAATACCAGAGAATAGCCGCGATGCTCCCCAGTTGCAAGACCGCTGTAAACGCCACACCTGGGTCACCCCAACCCATCGCAACGGGGACGACTTTGAGGTGAGCCGTGCTGCTAATTGGCAAAAACTCCGTCAATCCCTGCACAATTCCTAAAATCGCCGCTTGAAACCAATTCATCACAGCCGTACTGGAGGCAGCCGTCGAGGGAATGTCGGTTGCCGCAGTTCCCAATATGGGATCTGGGGGCATCTGAGCCGCTGCAATCACTATCGGTGCCCCATAAGCTGCACCACTATCAATAAGGCTTATCACTTAACTATTCTCCTCAACTGAACAGGGGTGGATGGGAGTAGCCCCTAT
The window above is part of the Oscillatoria sp. FACHB-1407 genome. Proteins encoded here:
- a CDS encoding undecaprenyl-diphosphate phosphatase; its protein translation is MNWFQAAILGIVQGLTEFLPISSTAHLKVVPVAMGWGDPGVAFTAVLQLGSIAAILWYFWSDLTQVTVGMTQALMRSQYESKDFRMGLGIILGTIPIVIGGVLIKVLIPDFDRSPLRSMAAIATASIGMSLLLAFSEYVGKRKRTLDDIGTQDGIWMGFAQALALIPGVSRSGSTLTAGLFIGLERAAAARYSFLLGIPAITIAGLVELKTLLEVGVRGAELLPLVIGVITAAASSYAAIAWLLRYLQNHNTWVFIWYRLGFGIAILGAIAANLVQNV